In Saccharomyces paradoxus chromosome IV, complete sequence, the DNA window GACTGGTATCTGGGCTGGTGTTGATGCTTCCCAACCTCCTGCTACCGTCTGGGCCGACATCTTGAAGAAGCTAGGTAAGAATTAATGATCCTgtccaatttcttcttgatatCTTCTCtgttttttaaaatttaatgaaaaaaaaattgtgtATAGGAATACGTATATCCATAGTATACTATAAATGAAATAAtaacatatatatttgtaaCTAGCTTTTACATTCTAAACTTGTACAATACCATTAAGTTTTTGGTCtgctattattatcattgaaAACGAACGCAAATCATTTaactaaatagatgatcAAAAGCGCATCacataaacaaaatattgtAATACAAATAATTGAGCTCTGtgtaaaaatttataacGAAGCAAGCGCCTTTTAGGTTCTATAATTCATTCAAAGTTTTAACTAGATATTCGacttacaagaaaaaaaaattacaagaaacTTTCAACCCATAATACGCAAAACGAAGAAAACAACCAATGTCAGATGACAATAAGACACCTAATAGGTCGAGCACTCCAAAGTTTAATAACAATCCAGTAACACCGAATGATAAAATTCCTGAAACagcaaaaaaatccaatgaAATCAGAACACCTAGAATCCCGTTATTCACGTTTGCCAAAGGCAAAAATCATTCAAGGCCGTCAACCACAACTCATAACTCACCTAACCAATCAACTGATGTAAAACAGGTTTTTCATAAACAGTTGCAACAACCAAAATCCTCGCcactgaaaagaaataactctaattctttttctcaCTCAAatctggaaaaaataagcaACGGCAAACTACTCTCCCTTCTTCGATCCAAAACGTCAGCGGGAAGAATTGAATCGAAGAATCCTTCACACGATGCTAGCAGGTCTCTAGCAACCTTCGAACAAACAACATTTCCTCTACATGCGGAGCAACAAACTTTTAGCTTGAATACAAAGCCTGAACATACCATAATACCGATATCAAAATCACAAAACAATAACTCATTTTTATCTGGAGTAAAAAGCTTACTAAGTGAAGGGAAAACGAAGGATCATCCTAAAGAGATTCTCAGCATAAGCTTGGTAAACACACAATCCGTTCTTGAAAAgtcattaaaaaaagaagcagtAAACATCGACGCCGGTGTGGTTTCTGTGACCAAGAACAAAATTATCAAGGAGGATGATGTAGAAGGAAAGGAGAAAAAGCTGAATGTAAGCGAAAATTCTGCCCGTTCCGATGCACTACCAGCTCCAAAAGCTAGTGCCAGTGATGCATCTCTGTCACCCAAAGAGAGCAAAACAAGGAGCCCTGAAAATACGAAAGCGAATACTTCACCCAAAGAAGTTTATAGAATAAACCAAGAATCTACTAATAAGGGCTTGGAAATAAATCGAGAAAAACTAGAAAAACTAGAAAAAAGTAGGGCAAACAGTACGGTCCCATCGGCTTTATATGCTAATGAGACATCAATCACAGCAGAAACTCAAACACCAAAGAAAACCTGTCcatcttcaaagaaattcGCCATTGATCAAGATAAAACAGCATTGTTCTGTGAAAAGACATTGGCATCTTCCAAGTACCAGCCTATAACAGCTGAgcaagaaatgaaagaagatgCCAACCTTAAGAGGATGGAAGTCTTAAAGTCGCCTCATTTGTCGAAAAATCCAACTAAAAAACCTCAGGAGTCCAAAATCAGCCAAGATTTGTCAACTAGAGACGAAGAAACCGGCAAGCTTGTTTCTCTTGCTGGATACGAAGGCAGAAAAAGCAACTATAGTCCTAGCTCTGGAAGtacagaaaaaatatatgataTGAACACTCctacaaataaaaaaaatggtgaaaACAAGGAAACTAAAAAGAAGTCACTCGAAATCAAGAGCACTAAAGCTCACATAATTAAAGCAGCTGAAGAAATCACCAAACATATAGTACCTGATGCACGAATAAATAGTAGAAAAGTCCTTCAAAACGTACAGGGGGAATCCCAAATTGGTTTGACGAATAAAACCTCGAATGTTATGCCATCAAAGAGACCATGGCTAGAAGACGTACTAATTCCGACGAAAAAGCGCAAGCATAGTGAAGAATCAACTTCAAATACCACAAATCGTACAATAAACACCCAAAACCGGCTAGAGCCCGAGAAGATTGTCCAAGATATCTCGAATACAAAAGAATCGACCAACGAGATTAATATCGCTACTCAAAGGTTAAATAAACCGCAGAGCAGTACTGTCGCTTCCACACAAATAGTTACACAGAAAAATGATACGGAAAAGGGAACTAATGACTTTTTTCAGGTTGAATCCGCTTCAGTCGAATCTCCAAAAATTGACCGAGAGCATGATAATTCGAAAGATGTACCAGTTTCCAAGGCTGTTGAAAGCAAATCTTTATTAAATTTATTCTCAAACGTATTCAAGACTCCTTTCATCAAAAGTGAAAACAAACCTTCTCCTAGTAGTGTTCTGCTGGAAGAAAAGACTAATGTTTTAAAAAGCATCGCTCGCACCGAAGGGCCAGGAAATAAGGCTGATAACAGGTCTTTATCTCAACCAGTTAGTGGAAGTAAGCCTGACTATAACgatgattttcaaatttctctATCCCAGCCCTCGAAGAAATCTTTCACGAATTCTCCAAAGGATAAGCAGatcaaagaagagaagCACTACCGTGGGAGAATGGATACAATAATAACTCACCCAGGAAAAATGGAACTTATTTACGTGTCTGACTCAGACAATACATCTTCAGATAATAATAGTCTAACTGACCTGGAAAGTTTAAGTTCTGGTGAATCAAATGAAATCAAGGTAACAAATGATTTCGACACAAGCGCCGAAAAGAACCAAATTCAAGCAAATAAATGGTTTGACCCTGTATTGGACTGGCGAAAATCGGACCGTGAATTAACCAAGAACATTCTTTGGAG includes these proteins:
- the SIR4 gene encoding chromatin-silencing protein SIR4 (SIR protein involved in assembly of silent chromatin domains~similar to YDR227W), whose amino-acid sequence is MSDDNKTPNRSSTPKFNNNPVTPNDKIPETAKKSNEIRTPRIPLFTFAKGKNHSRPSTTTHNSPNQSTDVKQVFHKQLQQPKSSPLKRNNSNSFSHSNLEKISNGKLLSLLRSKTSAGRIESKNPSHDASRSLATFEQTTFPLHAEQQTFSLNTKPEHTIIPISKSQNNNSFLSGVKSLLSEGKTKDHPKEILSISLVNTQSVLEKSLKKEAVNIDAGVVSVTKNKIIKEDDVEGKEKKLNVSENSARSDALPAPKASASDASLSPKESKTRSPENTKANTSPKEVYRINQESTNKGLEINREKLEKLEKSRANSTVPSALYANETSITAETQTPKKTCPSSKKFAIDQDKTALFCEKTLASSKYQPITAEQEMKEDANLKRMEVLKSPHLSKNPTKKPQESKISQDLSTRDEETGKLVSLAGYEGRKSNYSPSSGSTEKIYDMNTPTNKKNGENKETKKKSLEIKSTKAHIIKAAEEITKHIVPDARINSRKVLQNVQGESQIGLTNKTSNVMPSKRPWLEDVLIPTKKRKHSEESTSNTTNRTINTQNRLEPEKIVQDISNTKESTNEINIATQRLNKPQSSTVASTQIVTQKNDTEKGTNDFFQVESASVESPKIDREHDNSKDVPVSKAVESKSLLNLFSNVFKTPFIKSENKPSPSSVLLEEKTNVLKSIARTEGPGNKADNRSLSQPVSGSKPDYNDDFQISLSQPSKKSFTNSPKDKQIKEEKHYRGRMDTIITHPGKMELIYVSDSDNTSSDNNSLTDLESLSSGESNEIKVTNDFDTSAEKNQIQANKWFDPVLDWRKSDRELTKNILWRLADKTTYDKETINDLIEQGIPRHSYLSDNPLTSVTNDICSVENYETSNAFFYQQVHKKDRLQYLPLYGVPSLEESNNTDKNDLTNKNISSGKKSQQNSTSTKSSQKSTTSSPLDFEETKQSTTPTAKNNSGVPRSDTNYSKLKNTKENLSKGSWRQEWLANLKLISVSLIDEFPSQPSNSERQKINEKMQLLKDIFAYKFNSAISNNFRESDIIILKGEIEDYPMSSEIKIYYDETQNKPGTKKARFWSFMKTQRFISNMGFDIHKSREPVSKPTGVKPHEIEPESVIDVKVIPENKIPQTMEKPAMINKVNGSTSPDVKSLVGQNTMKTKKLPEKKQFINTFNCKKGEIVSSNDKMASKSASLSFSKRPSYGHLPVDKIVPTVKVRGATSIDDITDSNTTDILSSVDVLGRQSQSNTQLSKIYIPTQETEHEIDNKDSDTEYSEGMQEDGLSFADIVLSKTASVLDEKEKQLAVANDIIRSLSDDVMRNEIRITSLRGDLTFTKKCLENARSQISEKDARINKLMQRIFKKRRR